A single genomic interval of Terriglobia bacterium harbors:
- a CDS encoding XdhC/CoxI family protein codes for MDIYQEIVGLRQAGRRGALATITNVRGSIPSFQTSKMLVRDDGSIVGTIGGGCVEAEVWQAAREVMEQEKPRTLTFNLNENPKYDSGLVCGGTLEVFIEPVLPIPVLYLFGAGHVAYNTFKVARGAGFDVVIVDDRESYANRERFPDARDVIAEDFDQACARLAPNENSYIVIVTRGHRDDMRVLRWAVTTPARYIGMIGSRRKTISIYKELENEGLDAALFERVNAPVGLEIGAVTPEEIAVAIVAELIAFRRNCETAVARKKLAQNQEKQVPSTE; via the coding sequence ATGGATATTTACCAGGAGATCGTGGGGTTGCGGCAGGCGGGGCGGCGCGGCGCGCTGGCCACCATCACCAACGTCCGCGGCTCGATCCCCTCGTTCCAGACATCGAAAATGCTGGTGCGCGACGACGGCTCGATCGTGGGCACGATCGGCGGCGGCTGCGTCGAGGCCGAGGTCTGGCAGGCGGCGCGCGAGGTGATGGAGCAGGAAAAACCGCGCACCCTGACCTTCAACTTAAACGAGAATCCGAAGTACGATAGCGGGCTGGTTTGCGGCGGGACGCTGGAGGTGTTCATCGAACCGGTACTGCCCATCCCTGTGCTTTACCTGTTTGGCGCCGGGCACGTTGCCTACAACACGTTCAAGGTGGCGCGCGGCGCGGGGTTCGACGTGGTCATCGTGGATGACCGCGAGAGCTATGCCAACCGCGAGCGCTTTCCCGACGCGCGCGACGTCATCGCCGAGGACTTCGACCAGGCCTGCGCGCGGCTGGCGCCGAATGAGAATTCCTACATCGTGATCGTCACCCGCGGGCACCGCGACGATATGCGCGTGCTGCGCTGGGCGGTCACGACTCCGGCGCGCTACATCGGCATGATCGGGTCGCGCCGCAAGACCATCTCCATCTACAAGGAACTGGAAAACGAGGGGCTCGATGCGGCGCTGTTTGAACGCGTCAATGCGCCGGTCGGGCTGGAAATCGGGGCGGTCACTCCGGAAGAAATTGCGGTGGCGATTGTCGCCGAACTGATCGCGTTCCGGCGTAATTGCGAAACGGCGGTGGCGCGCAAGAAGCTCGCGCAGAACCAGGAAAAACAAGTACCGAGTACCGAGTAG